A single window of Patescibacteria group bacterium DNA harbors:
- a CDS encoding thrombospondin type 3 repeat-containing protein: MFYKNFKKIGFFILFFCFLAFNFFIFSAENVNAACKKNVTIIARNANGEYLTNISFKIYRQVVDVDGKPKPGKSVASGNIDPILGKSIVEFDDDDYTEYALKIWDKKIGGNPTAGAFWFYNNLTLNCEESVEITKYLSGINFVLRDTEENLRKNTAFSIYTQREDADENPIKEKQDLVANLNTSEEGEVVLYIPNKSKSIDNKGSSYYIFESKGKDGGTFIYYDLYVGDTTTLKFQYVFSDIVFTLKDVYGNLYPADSKIEILEQTLDQNDKKTTGEFLKTLYTNDEGVAIFEYPSGTYVARIKDSNGQYEFFWNLEMNNRARNNITLTTDSEWSPASGTCEEKSELTIIAKNFNFNYIPNLNFELYEQTVDANNRPVADKKIKTGKIDNSGIGTVIFNPDPRKFYALKIYDKKSNVGEFWFFNDLKFVCGNNLEITKYLTSINFVLRNADGDLKKNQKFSLYTQKLDIDGNPIKEKNELISSSLSTSEEGSTVIYAAPDHPYIMDKVGRYIFSSIGGNKAEFIEYNIDVVGGKSVNFEYIFSDLILKIENAEAEKLPDKQTIEIFHQEEDIDENLILGDKIQTIKLGDDKSVKFEYPSGDYAVKIKDSTGKDYFYFWNIKIKNQKRKTKKLVTNIIRVDAKENSGKFFSEGTGISVYSMVQDENEYYHRNKKITSSKITNKGYVDFSLTPNPYLFVLKKDKKEYGAVLYAEQSKLHRITLNVSPYSLTDKDTKYKIAKPVKDYTLTDKLKGYILLQVEDDGEAWYVDAKSRKRYYMEDGASAFQIMREFGLGITDKDLSKIEIGFDDRFNDFDFDKDGLPDKMEEALGTDMENLDSDNDGFLDGEEVRSGYNPLGSGKILIDKNLSKRLKGKILLQVESRGEAWYLNPQDGKRYYMKDGGSSFKIMKFLSLGITNENIEEIEEGEL; the protein is encoded by the coding sequence ATGTTTTATAAAAATTTTAAAAAGATCGGTTTTTTTATTCTATTTTTTTGTTTTTTGGCATTTAATTTTTTTATTTTTTCTGCTGAGAATGTTAATGCCGCGTGCAAAAAAAATGTTACTATAATCGCTCGTAACGCAAACGGAGAATATTTAACAAATATATCTTTTAAAATTTATAGGCAGGTTGTTGATGTTGACGGAAAGCCAAAGCCTGGCAAAAGCGTTGCTTCTGGGAATATTGATCCTATTTTAGGAAAAAGCATTGTTGAGTTTGACGACGATGATTATACTGAGTATGCGCTTAAAATTTGGGACAAAAAAATTGGTGGAAATCCAACAGCTGGAGCATTTTGGTTTTATAATAATTTAACATTAAATTGCGAAGAAAGCGTTGAAATAACAAAATATCTGAGCGGGATTAATTTTGTTTTAAGGGACACAGAAGAAAATTTGCGAAAAAATACAGCTTTTTCAATTTATACGCAGAGAGAAGACGCTGATGAAAATCCCATAAAAGAAAAACAAGATTTAGTCGCGAATTTAAACACTTCAGAAGAAGGAGAAGTTGTTTTGTATATTCCAAATAAAAGTAAAAGCATTGACAACAAGGGAAGCAGTTATTATATTTTTGAATCTAAAGGAAAAGATGGTGGAACTTTTATTTATTATGATCTTTATGTGGGAGATACAACAACTCTTAAATTCCAATATGTTTTTAGCGATATTGTTTTTACTTTAAAAGATGTTTATGGAAATTTATATCCAGCAGATAGCAAAATTGAAATTTTAGAACAAACGCTTGATCAAAATGACAAAAAGACAACAGGCGAATTTTTAAAAACGCTTTACACAAATGATGAAGGCGTTGCGATTTTTGAATATCCATCAGGAACTTATGTTGCCAGAATTAAAGATAGCAATGGGCAATATGAATTTTTTTGGAATCTTGAGATGAATAATAGGGCGCGAAATAATATTACGCTCACAACAGATAGTGAATGGAGTCCGGCAAGCGGAACTTGTGAAGAAAAATCAGAATTGACTATAATCGCCAAAAATTTTAATTTTAATTATATTCCCAATCTTAATTTTGAATTATATGAGCAAACAGTTGACGCTAATAATCGTCCTGTAGCTGATAAAAAAATAAAAACAGGCAAAATTGACAATTCTGGCATTGGAACAGTTATTTTTAATCCTGATCCAAGAAAATTTTACGCTTTAAAAATATATGATAAAAAATCTAATGTTGGCGAGTTTTGGTTTTTTAATGATTTAAAATTTGTTTGCGGCAATAATCTTGAAATAACCAAATATCTTACTTCAATTAATTTTGTTTTGCGGAACGCTGACGGCGATTTAAAGAAAAATCAAAAATTTTCTTTATATACGCAAAAACTTGACATTGATGGAAACCCAATAAAAGAAAAAAACGAACTAATCAGTTCGTCATTAAGCACTTCGGAAGAGGGGTCAACTGTTATTTATGCCGCGCCTGACCATCCATATATTATGGATAAAGTCGGCCGATATATTTTTTCAAGCATTGGGGGAAATAAAGCTGAATTTATTGAATATAATATTGATGTGGTAGGCGGGAAAAGTGTTAATTTTGAATATATTTTTAGTGATTTGATTTTAAAAATAGAAAATGCTGAAGCAGAAAAATTGCCTGACAAGCAGACAATAGAAATTTTTCATCAGGAAGAAGATATAGATGAAAATTTAATTTTAGGAGACAAAATTCAAACAATTAAATTAGGAGATGATAAAAGCGTAAAGTTTGAATATCCTTCTGGAGATTACGCTGTTAAAATTAAAGACAGTACAGGAAAAGATTATTTTTATTTTTGGAATATTAAAATTAAAAATCAGAAAAGAAAAACAAAAAAATTAGTAACTAATATAATCAGAGTAGACGCAAAAGAAAATAGCGGAAAATTTTTTTCAGAAGGAACAGGAATATCTGTTTATTCTATGGTTCAGGACGAGAATGAATATTATCATCGCAATAAAAAAATTACTTCATCTAAAATTACAAATAAAGGTTATGTTGATTTTTCTTTGACGCCAAATCCTTATTTATTTGTTTTAAAAAAAGACAAAAAAGAATACGGAGCTGTTCTATATGCGGAGCAAAGCAAACTGCATAGAATTACTTTAAATGTTTCGCCATATTCATTAACAGATAAAGACACAAAATATAAAATAGCAAAACCTGTTAAAGATTATACATTGACTGATAAATTAAAAGGATATATTTTATTGCAGGTTGAAGATGACGGCGAGGCTTGGTATGTAGACGCAAAATCTCGCAAACGTTATTATATGGAAGATGGAGCTTCTGCTTTTCAAATTATGAGGGAATTTGGGTTGGGGATAACTGATAAGGATTTAAGTAAAATTGAAATCGGTTTTGATGATCGTTTTAATGATTTTGATTTTGACAAAGATGGATTGCCGGATAAAATGGAGGAAGCTTTAGGAACCGATATGGAAAATCTTGATAGCGATAATGACGGATTTTTGGACGGAGAAGAAGTAAGAAGCGGTTATAATCCGCTTGGCTCAGGAAAAATTTTAATTGATAAAAATTTAAGCAAGAGATTAAAAGGGAAAATTTTATTACAGGTGGAATCAAGAGGCGAGGCATGGTATTTGAATCCGCAAGATGGAAAAAGATATTATATGAAAGACGGGGGCAGCTCTTTTAAAATTATGAAATTTTTAAGTTTAGGAATAACTAATGAAAATATTGAGGAGATAGAAGAAGGAGAATTATAA
- the pheT gene encoding phenylalanine--tRNA ligase subunit beta, which translates to MYLSYNILKEFCDLKILPEKLADILTSHSFEVESLKSVGKNFNKIVVGEILKVKKHPSADRLKVCVVNVGKQKKKEVQIVCGARNVEAGQKVPVALTGAVFSNGMEIKNAKIRGVDSNGMICAESELFLGENSNGIMVLDSKLKIGDNLAEALKLKDYLIEVDNKSITNRPDLWGHLGVAREISAILSLRFKFSKQSLPAVVKNKKLNIKINDYKLCNRYLGVVIDNLNIGPSPLWMKNRLQNLGIRPINNIVDITNYVMLEIGQPMHAFDKNKIAGDGQKTIIVRKAKDKEKILVLDDKEYILSKNDLVIADKKNPIAIAGIMGDKNFSVNNGTKSIILESANFNPLAVRKTSSRLRLRSESSIRFEKGLDPNLAEIAFNRAVQLISQIIPNVKISNVFDNKNFKLNQKPIKVSIKDVNKKIGVQSKNKKITAVLEKLGFKVKINKNDVIDVKVPSWRATGDIKIPEDIIEEIVRIYGYDKIIPVLPKTELKPFIILPEKKIVDLAKDILSRNLGMVEVYNYSFNNKDQLEQLGISASWLVENCVKLLNPSSEKQNLMRNSLLLNLLNNARQNTRNFDCFSLFEIGSVYIKEKGEYKQDFLKQTFLPKQCKMASGIIVGNKSSKKEDVFLKTKNIVRVLLNELGFDKVEFFVIDFKTIPVFFHPARSMEIKVNNKKIGIFGEVHPKILSKMEFDKKGIGIFELDLSLLSRIKIIEKKYKELPKFPAIQRDLAFILDKKILYNEIIKEIKNASDLIVGIDLFDIYENEKILGADKKSLAFHIIIQSRDRTLKNEEADKIQKDIIGNLSKKFKAKIRR; encoded by the coding sequence ATGTATTTATCTTATAATATTTTAAAAGAATTTTGTGATTTAAAAATTTTGCCTGAAAAATTGGCTGATATTTTAACTTCGCATTCTTTTGAGGTAGAGAGCTTAAAAAGCGTTGGCAAAAATTTTAATAAAATTGTAGTAGGTGAAATATTAAAAGTAAAAAAGCATCCAAGCGCTGACAGATTAAAAGTTTGCGTAGTAAATGTTGGAAAGCAAAAGAAAAAAGAAGTGCAAATAGTTTGCGGAGCGCGAAATGTTGAAGCAGGACAAAAAGTTCCGGTTGCTTTGACTGGAGCTGTTTTTTCAAATGGAATGGAAATTAAAAACGCGAAAATAAGAGGGGTTGATTCAAATGGAATGATTTGCGCTGAATCTGAACTTTTTTTAGGAGAAAACAGTAACGGAATTATGGTTTTGGATTCTAAATTAAAAATAGGGGATAATTTGGCCGAAGCTTTGAAATTAAAAGACTATTTAATAGAAGTTGACAATAAATCCATAACTAATAGGCCTGATTTGTGGGGGCATTTAGGCGTTGCTCGGGAAATTTCAGCAATATTATCTTTACGATTTAAATTTTCCAAACAATCATTGCCAGCTGTTGTAAAAAATAAAAAATTAAATATTAAAATTAATGATTACAAATTATGCAACAGATATTTAGGAGTTGTAATAGATAATTTGAATATAGGGCCGTCTCCATTATGGATGAAGAATAGGCTGCAAAACTTAGGAATACGTCCGATTAATAATATAGTAGATATAACAAATTATGTGATGTTGGAAATTGGACAGCCAATGCACGCTTTTGATAAAAATAAAATAGCTGGTGATGGGCAAAAGACAATAATAGTGAGAAAAGCAAAAGATAAAGAAAAAATTTTAGTGTTAGATGACAAGGAATATATTTTAAGCAAAAATGATTTAGTAATCGCTGACAAAAAAAATCCTATTGCTATTGCCGGAATTATGGGTGACAAGAATTTTTCAGTAAACAACGGCACAAAATCAATAATTTTAGAGTCAGCGAATTTTAATCCTTTAGCAGTTAGAAAAACTTCCAGTCGTTTGCGTTTGCGAAGCGAATCATCAATTCGTTTTGAAAAAGGGTTAGATCCGAATTTAGCTGAAATTGCTTTTAACAGAGCTGTTCAATTAATTTCTCAAATTATTCCTAATGTTAAAATAAGCAATGTTTTTGATAATAAAAATTTTAAATTAAACCAAAAGCCAATTAAGGTAAGCATCAAAGATGTAAATAAAAAAATAGGGGTTCAGTCAAAAAATAAAAAAATAACAGCTGTTTTAGAAAAATTAGGCTTTAAAGTAAAAATAAATAAAAATGATGTGATAGATGTTAAGGTTCCGAGTTGGCGTGCTACCGGCGATATTAAAATTCCAGAAGATATTATTGAGGAAATTGTTAGGATTTACGGTTATGATAAAATTATTCCTGTTTTGCCAAAAACAGAATTGAAGCCTTTTATAATTTTGCCAGAGAAAAAAATAGTAGATTTAGCAAAAGATATTTTAAGCAGAAATTTAGGAATGGTTGAAGTTTATAATTATTCTTTTAATAACAAAGATCAATTAGAGCAATTAGGAATTTCCGCCAGCTGGCTGGTTGAAAATTGTGTTAAATTATTAAATCCTTCAAGTGAAAAGCAAAATTTAATGAGAAACAGTTTGCTATTGAATTTATTAAACAACGCGCGCCAGAATACGCGGAATTTTGATTGTTTTTCATTATTTGAAATTGGATCTGTTTATATAAAAGAAAAAGGAGAATATAAGCAAGATTTTTTAAAACAAACTTTTTTGCCAAAACAATGTAAGATGGCAAGCGGAATTATTGTTGGAAATAAAAGTTCAAAAAAAGAAGATGTTTTTTTAAAAACTAAAAATATCGTTCGCGTTTTGTTAAATGAGTTAGGTTTTGACAAAGTTGAATTTTTTGTTATTGATTTTAAAACAATCCCTGTCTTTTTTCATCCAGCGCGTTCAATGGAGATTAAAGTTAACAATAAAAAAATAGGAATTTTTGGAGAAGTTCATCCTAAAATTTTGTCTAAAATGGAATTTGACAAAAAAGGAATTGGAATTTTTGAATTAGACTTAAGCTTGCTTTCGCGAATAAAAATAATTGAAAAAAAATACAAAGAACTTCCTAAATTTCCAGCAATACAGCGGGATTTGGCTTTTATTTTAGATAAAAAAATATTATATAATGAAATAATAAAAGAAATAAAAAACGCTAGCGATTTGATTGTCGGCATTGACCTGTTTGATATTTACGAAAACGAGAAAATTTTAGGCGCTGATAAAAAAAGTCTGGCTTTTCATATTATTATTCAATCAAGAGACAGAACTTTAAAAAATGAAGAAGCAGACAAAATTCAAAAGGATATAATAGGGAATTTAAGCAAAAAGTTCAAGGCAAAAATTAGGCGATAA